One Brassica napus cultivar Da-Ae chromosome A5, Da-Ae, whole genome shotgun sequence DNA window includes the following coding sequences:
- the LOC106450772 gene encoding uncharacterized protein LOC106450772 has translation MYNRKPMAKNKQAMDDDAVDPNMSFKNIMKDVQHFAIKHMTWKDKKALENQKVTELGGKPQKKQRLPLSVARVQMKKQKEREEKMVEQNMIFGRFGGPLGGGVSTKKPAEKKRKPEDRVLKSTFGNFRGGVLDVKDLLRSGSSSSNGDFNFGKSKSKSRGMGGELGGGGVGGGEKKGKKKKGKKGKKGGGKRRSK, from the exons ATGTATAATCGCAAGCCAATGGCGAAGAACAAACAAGCCATGGATGATGATGCCGTTGATCCTAACATGAGCTTTAAGAATATTATGAAAGATGTTCAGCACTTTG cTATCAAGCATATGACATGGAAGGATAAGAAGGCTTTGGAGAATCAGAAAGTCACCGAACTTGGTGGAaag cctcaaaagaaacagaggCTACCACTCAGTGTAGCGAGAGTACAGATGAAGAAgcagaaagaaagagaggagaAGATGGTGGAACAG AATATGATTTTTGGTAGATTTGGAGGACCGCTTGGTGGTGGTGTGAGTACCAAGAAGCCTGCAGAGAAGAAGCGTAAGCCGGAGGATAGAGTCTTGAAGTCGACTTTTGGGAATTTCAGAGGTGGTGTTCTTGATGTTAAGGATTTACTACGTTCTGGTTCTTCTTCATCAAACGGAGATTTCAACTTCGGTAAGAGCAAGAGCAAGTCCAGAGGCATGGGAGGAGAGCTAGGAGGTGGAGGAGTAGGAGGAGGAGAGAAgaaagggaagaagaagaaaggaaagaaagGGAAGAAAGGAGGTGGTAAGAGGAGAAGCAAGTGA
- the LOC106450771 gene encoding serine/threonine-protein kinase D6PKL1-like, which produces MLDMERVGELSKGPVSRRQYLDFENRDNGMHLESLRERAARYKGGGRPVNPTTTLGRELSQVLNVHRDEMMMIGGDMNDFQEFEPVVRPTTMDSKYPLLEIEEVGGGGGGDEAGSSSFRGVSHPPEPDDMDLITTVYVPSSTKGPFLEDLSLCVPEPATSMARASQNTDNSLPPPQDSDKECVWDASPHNSSVESINFARAMSMANSTSADHQRNDVVLSMDKNYIDNRSINMVFDSFESRASDSSCLSEESSWSNFTGSLNKPHKGNDPRWNAILAVRTRDGILGMSHFKLLKRLGCGDIGSVYLAELSGTRCHFAVKVMDKASLENRKKLNRAQTEREILQLLDHPFLPTLYTHFETDRFSCLVMEYCPGGDLHTLRQRQPGKHFSEYAARFYAAEVLLALEYLHMLGVVYRDLKPENVLVRDDGHIMLSDFDLSLRCAVSPTLIKTFDSDPSKRGAFCVQPACIEPTSSCIIQPSCFLPRRIFPTKKNKTRKTQTDFFKSHHSGGSLPELVAEPNTRSMSFVGTHEYLAPEIIKGEGHGSAVDWWTFGIFVHELLYGKTPFKGSGNRATLFNVVGEQLKFPESPATSYAGRDLVQALLVKDPKSRLGTKRGATEIKQHPFFEGVNWALIRCSTPPEVPRQMEVEPPPKYGPIDPVGFGSNSKRMMGPPPVSASAAGGGGGGDAKAGGKFLDFEFF; this is translated from the exons ATGCTGGATATGGAAAGAGTTGGTGAGCTTAGTAAAGGTCCTGTCTCAAGAAGACAATACCTAGACTTTGAAAATAGAGATAACGGTATGCATCTCGAGTCTCTGAGGGAACGAGCTGCTCGTTACAAGGGAGGAGGAAGACCAGTGAATCCCACTACGACGTTAGGGAGAGAGCTAAGCCAAGTTCTCAATGTACACAGAGacgagatgatgatgattggtGGTGATATGAATGATTTTCAGGAGTTTGAGCCTGTGGTGAGGCCAACAACGATGGATTCAAAGTACCCTTTGCTGGAGATCGAAGAggtaggtggtggtggtggtggtgatgaagCTGGCTCCAGCTCGTTCCGCGGTGTTAGCCATCCTCCAGAGCCTGACGACATGGATCTCATAACAACTGTTTATGTCCCTAGCTCCACTAAAGGACCTTTCCTCGAGGATCTCTCCCTCTGCGTCCCTGAGCCTGCCACATCTATGGCTCGTGCCTCTCAGAACACAGACAACTCTCTCCCACCACCGCAAGATTCAGACAAGGAATGCGTCTGGGACGCGAGCCCACACAACAGCAGCGTGGAAAGCATAAACTTCGCCAGGGCCATGAGTATGGCTAACAGCACTTCCGCTGATCACCAGAGGAACGATGTTGTGCTCAGCATGGACAAGAACTACATCGACAACAGGAGCATCAACATGGTGTTCGACTCCTTCGAGAGCAGAGCGAGTGACAGCAGCTGCTTAAGCGAAGAGAGCAGCTGGAGCAACTTCACTGGAAGCCTCAACAAGCCGCACAAAGGGAACGATCCGAGGTGGAACGCTATTTTAGCCGTCAGGACGCGTGATGGGATTCTAGGGATGAGTCACTTCAAGCTGCTGAAGCGGTTGGGGTGTGGTGATATAGGGAGTGTGTATCTGGCGGAGTTGAGTGGGACGAGGTGTCATTTCGCTGTGAAGGTGATGGATAAAGCGTCTCTTGAGAATAGGAAGAAGCTGAATAGGGCGCAGACTGAGAGGGAGATTCTGCAGCTGTTGGATCATCCGTTTCTGCCGACGTTGTATACTCATTTTGAGACGGATAGGTTCTCTTGTTTGGTTATGGAGTATTGTCCTGGTGGTGATCTGCATACTTTGAGACAGCGTCAGCCTGGGAAGCATTTCTCTGAGTATGCTGCTCG GTTTTACGCTGCAGAGGTGTTGCTAGCCCTCGAATATCTCCACATGCTCGGCGTTGTCTACAGAGACTTGAAACCCGAGAACGTTCTCGTCCGAGACGACGGTCACATAATGCTCTCAGACTTCGACCTCTCCCTAAGATGCGCTGTTTCACCAACCCTGATCAAAACCTTCGACTCCGACCCCTCAAAACGCGGCGCCTTCTGCGTCCAACCCGCTTGCATCGAGCCCACATCCTCTTGCATCATCCAACCCTCGTGCTTCTTACCGCGTCGCATCTTCCCTACAAAAAAGAACAAGACTCGTAAAACTCAAACAGATTTCTTCAAATCACACCACTCGGGAGGTTCCCTCCCTGAGCTGGTGGCCGAGCCTAACACGAGGTCCATGTCCTTTGTCGGAACGCACGAGTACTTAGCTCCGGAGATCATCAAGGGAGAAGGGCACGGAAGCGCGGTGGATTGGTGGACGTTTGGTATCTTTGTTCACGAGCTTTTATACGGTAAGACGCCGTTTAAAGGATCAGGGAACAGAGCTACTCTGTTTAATGTGGTGGGAGAGCAGTTGAAGTTCCCTGAGTCGCCGGCCACTAGCTACGCGGGGAGGGACTTGGTTCAGGCGTTGCTGGTGAAAGATCCGAAGAGTAGGTTGGGGACGAAGAGAGGAGCGACGGAGATTAAGCAGCATCCGTTTTTCGAAGGAGTGAACTGGGCGTTGATAAGGTGTAGTACTCCTCCTGAAGTGCCGAGGCAGATGGAGGTAGAACCGCCGCCGAAGTATGGACCGATTGATCCTGTTGGGTTTGGTAGTAACAGCAAGAGGATGATGGGACCACCACCTGTATCAGCATCAGcagcaggaggaggaggaggaggagatgcaAAAGCTGGTGGGAAGTTTCTAGACTTTGAGTTTTTCTGA
- the LOC106454561 gene encoding ethylene-responsive transcription factor 13-like, with protein sequence MSGFDYNDSTNSADSVNNGVNPPVFYRNPSFSNVILNDNWSDLPLSVDDSQDMAIYNTLRDAVSSGWTPTVPPVSSPAEVTVREEKTETVVVSEASGSNAPPRQKGMQYRGVRRRPWGKFAAEIRDPKKNGARVWLGTYETPEDAAVAYDRAAFQLKGSKAKLNFPHLIGTCKYEPVRIRPRRRSPEPSVSDYSSPEQKSVGHVEDGESSLVVPNMDFPVDQSAYTYFDYQQ encoded by the coding sequence ATGTCAGGTTTTGATTACAACGACTCAACAAACTCAGCTGATTCCGTCAATAACGGTGTTAACCCACCCGTTTTCTACCGGAACCCTAGTTTCAGCAACGTTATCTTAAACGATAACTGGAGCGACTTGCCGTTAAGCGTCGACGACTCTCAAGACATGGCCATCTACAACACTCTCCGCGACGCCGTTAGCTCCGGCTGGACACCCACCGTTCCTCCTGTCTCCTCTCCAGCGGAAGTTACCGTGAGAGAAGAGAAGACGGAGACGGTGGTTGTGTCGGAGGCGAGTGGTTCCAACGCTCCGCCGAGGCAAAAGGGAATGCAGTACAGGGGAGTGAGGAGGAGGCCGTGGGGGAAGTTCGCGGCGGAGATAAGGGATCCGAAGAAGAACGGAGCTAGGGTTTGGCTCGGGACTTACGAGACGCCGGAAGACGCGGCGGTGGCTTACGACCGAGCGGCGTTTCAGCTCAAGGGGTCAAAAGCTAAGCTTAACTTTCCACATTTGATTGGTACTTGTAAGTACGAGCCGGTTAGGATCAGACCTCGCCGTCGTTCGCCGGAACCGTCAGTCTCGGATTATTCATCGCCGGAGCAGAAGAGTGTAGGTCACGTTGAAGACGGTGAATCTAGCTTGGTTGTTCCGAATATGGATTTCCCTGTTGATCAATCGGCATATACGTATTTTGATTATCAGCAATGA
- the LOC125609584 gene encoding pentatricopeptide repeat-containing protein At2g44880-like, with the protein MNTVGERYLGTVEMAEAPYMTAKTSVWWDIESCQIPRGFDAYGIAQNIGSALEKMNYCGPISIYAYGDVSRIPPTIQHALYSTGIALNHVPADMRGEVEVGSTLFDEMTEVKDGVIYYVMKDGYAKSGDMTSSRRLFNEMRFRTVVTWTIIIHGYCNNEEVASWNDMINGYALNGDVTAALDLFLAMLREVKPDEVTILAVLSACNHCGLVEEGRKWFHMMEECGLKAKIEHYGCMVDILGRA; encoded by the exons ATGAATACGGTGGGGGAAAGATATTTGGGAACGGTGGAGATGGCTGAGGCTCCGTACATGACGGCCAAAACGTCAGTGTGGTGGGACATAGAGAGTTGTCAAATCCCAAGGGGTTTCGATGCTTATGGAATAGCTCAGAATATTGGTTCGGCGCTTGAGAAGATGAACTACTGTGGTCCAATCTCAATCTACGCATATGGGGATGTGAGTCGTATCCCTCCGACAATCCAGCATGCCCTTTACTCCACCGGAATTGCGCTTAACCATGTCCCAGCCG ATAT GCGTGGGGAGGTGGAAGTAGGGAGTACGCTCTTTGATGAGATGACTGAAGTTAAAGACGGTGTGATATATTACGTGATGAAGGATGGTTATGCTAAGTCTGGTGACATGACCTCTTCTAGAAGATTATTTAATGAGATGAGATTTAGAACTGTAGTCACTTGGACCATTATAATTCATGGTTACTGCAACAACGAAGAGGTCGCATCTTGGAACGATATGATAAATGGGTATGCTTTGAATGGGGATGTAACTGCAGCTTTGGATCTATTCTTGGCAATGCTGAGAGAAGTAAAGCCAGATGAGGTCACCATTCTCGCGGTTCTCTCAGCTTGTAATCATTGCGGTTTAGTGGAGGAAGGAAGAAAATGGTTCCATATGATGGAAGAGTGTGGCCTTAAGGCTAAGATTGAGCATTATGGCTGTATGGTTGATATACTAGGCAGAGCATGA
- the LOC106454560 gene encoding homeobox-leucine zipper protein ATHB-4 isoform X2, with product MGERDDGLALSLSLGFSQPKEPSLRLNLMPSTTSSSFPHMQNHKNNHLPKKTHHSSWPHLFQPSERNSNFGSFLRGFDVNRPPSVAVVVDLDEETAGMSSPNSNVSSVSGNKRDLAAAARGEGDETEAERASCSHGGGSCGSDDEDGGNGDGSRKKLRLSKEQALVLEETFKEHSTLNPKQKLALAKQLNLRTRQVEVWFQNRRARTKLKQTEVDCEYLKRCCDNLTEENRRLQKEVSGLRALKLSPNLYMQMTPPTTLTMCPSCERVSASSSTVAAPPPPSSSSAH from the exons ATGGGTGAAAGAGATGATGGGTTAGCTCTGAGTCTAAGCTTGGGGTTTAGTCAACCAAAGGAACCATCCCTGAGGTTGAATCTAATGCCttctacaacttcttcttcgtttCCTCACATGCAAAATCACAAGAATAACCATCTCCCGAAGAAAACTCATCACAGCTCTTGGCCTCATCTATTTCAGCCTTCTG AGAGAAACTCCAACTTTGGATCTTTTCTGAGAGGTTTCGACGTGAACAGACCTCCATCGGTGGCGGTGGTGGTTGACTTAGACGAAGAGACGGCCGGCATGTCGTCTCCGAACAGCAACGTTTCGAGTGTGAGTGGAAATAAGAGGGATCTTGCTGCAGCGGCGagaggagaaggagatgaaACCGAGGCGGAGAGAGCTTCTTGCTCACACGGCGGCGGAAGCTGTGGAAGTGACGACGAAGACGGAGGAAACGGAGACGGTTCAAGAAAGAAACTCCGGTTATCGAAAGAACAAGCTTTGGTTCTTGAAGAGACTTTCAAAGAACATAGCACTCTTAATCCG AAGCAAAAGCTGGCACTAGCGAAACAGTTGAATCTGAGGACAAGGCAAGTAGAAGTGTGGTTCCAGAACCGCAGGGCAAG GACGAAGCTGAAACAAACGGAGGTTGATTGTGAGTATTTGAAGAGATGTTGCGATAATCTAACGGAGGAGAATCGTAGGTTGCAGAAGGAAGTATCTGGGCTCAGGGCGTTGAAGCTGTCTCCAAATCTCTACATGCAAATGACTCCTCCAACCACTCTTACCATGTGCCCTTCTTGTGAACGTGTGTCAGCTTCCTCCTCTACTGTGgctgctcctcctcctccctcgTCTTCATCAGCTCACTAG
- the LOC106454560 gene encoding homeobox-leucine zipper protein ATHB-4 isoform X1, whose translation MGERDDGLALSLSLGFSQPKEPSLRLNLMPSTTSSSFPHMQNHKNNHLPKKTHHSSWPHLFQPSGTTRITAERNSNFGSFLRGFDVNRPPSVAVVVDLDEETAGMSSPNSNVSSVSGNKRDLAAAARGEGDETEAERASCSHGGGSCGSDDEDGGNGDGSRKKLRLSKEQALVLEETFKEHSTLNPKQKLALAKQLNLRTRQVEVWFQNRRARTKLKQTEVDCEYLKRCCDNLTEENRRLQKEVSGLRALKLSPNLYMQMTPPTTLTMCPSCERVSASSSTVAAPPPPSSSSAH comes from the exons ATGGGTGAAAGAGATGATGGGTTAGCTCTGAGTCTAAGCTTGGGGTTTAGTCAACCAAAGGAACCATCCCTGAGGTTGAATCTAATGCCttctacaacttcttcttcgtttCCTCACATGCAAAATCACAAGAATAACCATCTCCCGAAGAAAACTCATCACAGCTCTTGGCCTCATCTATTTCAGCCTTCTG GAACCACACGTATAACCGCAGAGAGAAACTCCAACTTTGGATCTTTTCTGAGAGGTTTCGACGTGAACAGACCTCCATCGGTGGCGGTGGTGGTTGACTTAGACGAAGAGACGGCCGGCATGTCGTCTCCGAACAGCAACGTTTCGAGTGTGAGTGGAAATAAGAGGGATCTTGCTGCAGCGGCGagaggagaaggagatgaaACCGAGGCGGAGAGAGCTTCTTGCTCACACGGCGGCGGAAGCTGTGGAAGTGACGACGAAGACGGAGGAAACGGAGACGGTTCAAGAAAGAAACTCCGGTTATCGAAAGAACAAGCTTTGGTTCTTGAAGAGACTTTCAAAGAACATAGCACTCTTAATCCG AAGCAAAAGCTGGCACTAGCGAAACAGTTGAATCTGAGGACAAGGCAAGTAGAAGTGTGGTTCCAGAACCGCAGGGCAAG GACGAAGCTGAAACAAACGGAGGTTGATTGTGAGTATTTGAAGAGATGTTGCGATAATCTAACGGAGGAGAATCGTAGGTTGCAGAAGGAAGTATCTGGGCTCAGGGCGTTGAAGCTGTCTCCAAATCTCTACATGCAAATGACTCCTCCAACCACTCTTACCATGTGCCCTTCTTGTGAACGTGTGTCAGCTTCCTCCTCTACTGTGgctgctcctcctcctccctcgTCTTCATCAGCTCACTAG